GACACTCCGGGAGCGGCCCAGCACTCCGGCCACGCCCGCCCGCTACGTGATCAGCAGCTCCAGTGCCTCTGCAAGATGCCCCACTTCGCGCACGGAGAAGCCCTCCGGGATAACGCCCGCACCGGCCGGACTGGCAGGAACAATGGCGTGCGTGAAGCCCAGGCGGTGTGCCTCTTGGATGCGTTGGTTAATGCCCGGGACGGGGCGGACCTCGCCTGCCAGCCCAACTTCACCGAAGGCAATGAGCCGTTGGGGGAGTGCCTTCCGCGATTTTGCCGAGGCCACGGCCAAAGCAACGGCCAGGTCCGTGGCCGGTTCGCTGAGCTTTACGCCACCGACAGTAGCCACATAGGAATCGTCCTTGTGAAGCATGCACCCCGCGCGCTGCTGAAGGACTGCCAGCAACATGGCCACACGGGAGCTCTCCAGCCCGCTGGTAGCCCGCCGGGGTTGGGCATTGGCGCTCTCGGCGAGCAGCGACTGGACCTCAGCGAGCAACGGGCGGCGGCCTTCCATGGTCACCGTGATGCACGTGCCTGAGACGGGCTCCCGGGTTCGCGACACAAACAGCCCACTGGGATCGGCCAGGCCTTCAATGCCGGCCTCGTTCAGGTCGAAGCAGCCGACGTCGTCCGTGGCGCCGTACCGGTTCTTGACGGCCCGGAGCAGCCTTAGCCGCGAATGGCGCTCGCCTTCAAACTGACACACGACGTCCACCAAGTGTTCCAGGAGGCGAGGCCCAGCGATGGTGCCGTCCTTGGTCACATGCCCCACCAACAGGGTGGTCATGTTCCGCCGCTTGGCCGCAGCGATGATCGATGCAGCTACTTCCCGCACCTGGGAGACGCCACCGGCGCTTCCTTCGACGTCGGCACTGCTGAGCGTCTGCACAGAGTCCACGATCAGCAGCTTTGGCTCAAGCTTCTCCACTTGGCCCAGCGCCTGCCCCAGATCCGTTTCCGCCGAAAGATAAAGAGTATGGGCGACGGCGTCGATCCGCTCCGCGCGCAGTTTCACCTGCGCGGCGGATTCCTCACCGGTGATGTATAGGACGTCCTGCCCGGTGCGCGCGAACTTCGCGGCGACGTCCAGCAGCAGCGTGGACTTCCCGACGCCGGGTTCCCCAGCGAGCAGGATGACGGCACCGGGAACGAGCCCTCCTCCCAGAACGCGGTCGAGTTCGTCGACGCCGGTGGGCAGGAACGCCGCGGTAGTGCCATCTACCTCAGCGATACGGCGGGCCGGCTCCAAAACTGTGGCGGCCGCCGTCGTACGCGCGACTGTGGCGCCGAACTCTTCAACAGTTCCCCACGCCTGGCACTCACCGCACCTGCCCACCCACTTGATGGCCGTCCAGCCGCATTCGGCGCACTTGTAAGCGGGTGTCTTGGATGCGCGGGAGGTCTTGGAAGCCATGGGTTCAAGGTTAGTCGGGGGGACTGACAGTATTTGCCCCGCGAGGTGGCACTTAATGACAATCCCAGTCAGCAGAATTGTCATTAAGTGCCATCTCGGCGGGAACCTACAGAGCCGGCAGCACGGCCCGTGCCTCGTCGGATTCCAGTCCGCTCGCCTCCAACAGGTCCACCATGAGCGGCCGGAACAGCATCACCACGGTTTCGCCCTCAAGTTTCTGAACGTCCAGCATTTTGGGGTGCAGGCGCGAGGCGATGTCTGTCAGCTCATTACGGGCGTGCCGTATGTGGACGCGGCGTGTTCCCTCGCTCTGCTCCGCCAAACCGATGGTCAGCTCATCGATGGCAGCGGCAGTTTCCTGCAGCACCTCGGAGATGCTTTCAATTGCTTCGTCGGACAACGCAGCATGGTTGATTGCGCTGGTGAGCCTGCGGGCAAAAACCCGGCTGTTACGGAGCGCGAGGTCGATGTATTCCAATGAGTGCTCCAGACCAGCAAGCTCATCGCGGTGCCTGCGATGTGCAGGAGCCAGCGTCGCTACTTCTCCCGAGGCCCGCAGGGTCTGCCGCATCCGGTCCACCAAAGGCTGGCAATTACGCCCCCGAATCAGGGCATGCCAGGCGATGGTCGAGTCGCTTTCGACCATGGCCTTGGCGCACTCACGCAGTACTTCGGCGAGTTCGTGCAGGATCTTCTGGACGTCTTTTCGCGGCTCCCGGCGTGGATCCTTTGGCACCAAAATAGTCACCAGCAACGCGAACACCCCGCCCACCACGGCATCCAGGCTTCGCGTGAACGGCCCGCCTGCCGGGGCCGGCAGCAGCACCACCAACAGCGATTGGAGCCCCAGCTGGGTGGTAAAGATCGTGCCGCTGTCCAGGAACCTTGCCAGCAGGATAGAGAAAAGAAGCACGACGGCGGCCTGCAGGATCCCAGCGCCCAGCCAGTGGAGCAGGAGGTCGCCCACCACGATGCCAAGCGTGCAGCCCAGACCAACCTCCACAACACGACGCAAGCGCGGATCGCGGGAGAAGCCCAGGGCAATCAACGAAGAAGTCGCTGCGAACAAAGGCCCTTGGTGGCCCAGGACGTATTCCGCGAAAGCGTAGGCGCCAACGGCACACACCGTCATTTGAATAGCTGGCGTCAGGGAGTTCCGGCTCCGTACCAAACCTGTCCGGACTCTGGCACGCAGGAACCTCTTGCTTGCAGAAAATCCCTTCGCGGCAGCCATGTCCACCAGTCTATTTGCCCAACCCGGGCAGCGATGACGTGAAGGACACTAAGCCGTGCACCACGCAGGCCCATTCAAGGTGGCACGCGCCACATAACCCAATGGTCCGCCGTCGTTCACCTTGCGTTCACCTTCCACGTCAGGTCCCGTTACCTGCGCTGCTTACCTTCAGTAAAGGCACAAAAGGTCCACAGCTCACGCACGCCGAAATCTCCGTTCGGCCCGCATCAGAGAATCCCTGGAAGGGGTACATCCAAGTGAAGGCAACTCGCTTCGGCCGCAACGCGGCAATCGCGGTCATCGCAGCTGGCGCTCTCGCGCTTACCGCTTGCGGTTCAGACAACGCAACCGGCACCGCCGCTGGCACCCAGTCGGCAGCATCAGGCACCAAGGTCACCGGCACACTGACCGGCATCGGTGCTTCCTCCACCGGCGCAGCCATGGACGCCTGGAAGGCCGGCTTCGCAACAGCCAACCAGGGCGCAACCGTGCAGTACTCCCCGGACGGTTCCGGCGCAGGCCGCAAGGCCATCATCGATGGTTCGGCACAGTTCGCAGGCTCGGACGCGTACCTGAAGGACGAAGAGCTCGAGAGCTCCAAGGCCAAGTGCGGCCCCGAAGGCGCCATCAACATCCCGGTCTACATTTCGCCGATCGCCGTCGCCTTCAACGTTCCGGGCGTCACGGACCTGAAGCTCGACGCCGCAACGGTCGCCAAGATTTTCCGCGGCGAAATCGCCAACTGGAACGACCCCGCAATCGCCGCCCTGAACGCTGGCGTTACCCTGCCGGACCTCAAGGTCACGCCGGTGAACCGCTCTGACGACTCCGGAACCACCACCAACTTCACCGACTACCTCGCAGCTGCTGCTCCTGAGGTCTGGACGGACAAGGCCGCAGGCATCTGGCCGGCAACCCTGAAGGGCGAGAACGCCAAGGGCACCTCCGGCGTGGTCAAGACCGTCACCGACACCCCGGGCGCCGTGACCTATGCCGACGATTCCGCTGTCTCCGGCAAGCTGGGCACCGCTTCCATCAAGGTTGGCGAGGAATTCGTCAAGATCTCCGCTGATGCCGCTTCCAAGGCTGTCGAAGCCGGCAAGCCCGTTGATGGCCGCGCGGCCAACGATGTTGCCATCAAGCTGGACCGCAAGACCACCGCATCGGGCGCCTACCCGGTAGTGCTCGTTTCCTACCACGTTGTGTGCACCACGTACCCGACCAAGGACGTTGCTGACCTGGTCAAGGCCTTCGAAAGCTACGTAGTTTCCGACGAAGGACAGAAGACCGCCGCTGACGCTGCCAAGTCCGCACCGCTCTCCAAGACTCTGCAGGACAAGGCCAAGGCCGCCATCGAAACCATCAAGGCCAAGGCCTAAGGTTTCCGGCGGGTTTGCCTGAACCCGGCTAAACACTGAAGTTCCCTGTCCCGTGCGAAGTTGCCACAGTGCCACTTCGGCGGGGCAGGGAACTTAGCCATGTAAGACCAGTTCACTGAGACTGAAGGATCGTGAAGTGACCACCAACTCCCTGACAACCTCCCAAGGCGCAGGCCGCGCCGGGGACAAGGTTTTCTCCGGGGCCGCCTTGGCCGCAGGGTGCCTGATTCTTGCGGTTCTCTTCGGAGTCGCCCTGTTCCTCGTGGTGCAGGCAATCCCCGCGCTCGTCGCGCCGCCTGAGGACATCCAAGGCGGCCACGGCTTCTTCGCCTACATCGCCCCGATCGTGGTGGGCACGCTCATCGCTGCCCTGATCGCGCTCGTCATCGCCACGCCCGTCGCGATTGGCGTGGCACTGTTCATCTCGCACTACGCCCCGCGCCGGTTGGCCTCGGGGCTTGGCTACGTTGTGGACCTGCTGGCCGCCATCCCCTCCGTTGTCTACGGTGCTTGGGGTGCCGCGTTCCTGGCCAAGGAAATCTCCCCGGCCTACGACTGGCTCGCAAACAACCTGGGCTGGATCCCCATTTTCCAGGGCCCGGCATCGGCCACCGGCAAGACCATCCTGACCGCCGGCATCGTCCTGTCCGTCATGGTCCTGCCCATCATCACCTCCCTGTCGCGCGAAATCTTCCTGCAGACCCCCAAGCTGCACGAGGAAGCTGCGCTCGCATTGGGAGCCACCCGCTGGGAAATGATCCGAATGGCTGTTCTTCCGTTCGGCCGTCCGGGAATCGTGAGCGCCATCATGCTGGGCTTGGGCCGTGCCCTTGGCGAGACCATGGCCGTTGCGCTGGTGCTTTCCTCTGGAGTCCTGACTGCGAGCCTCATCCAGTCGGGCAACCAGACCATCGCCGCCGAAATCGCCTTGAACTTCCCGGAAGCCAGTGGACTCAAGGTCAACACGTTGATCGCCGCAGGCCTGGTGCTGTTCGTCATCACCCTTGGCGTGAACATGATTGCCCGCTGGATCATCACCAAGCACAAAGAATTCTCGGGAGCCAACTAAATGACCGCCACCGTAGTCCGCAAGCGTTCGGCGCTCACCAAGGGCCAGCTGCCCAAGTTCGCGCCCTACATCGTCCTGGCAGTTGCACTGATCGTGGGCGCAGCCATCCTGGCCCTCATCGGTTTCAACGCCTTCGGCTGGGGACTTGTCTCCGCGATCCTCTTCACCATTGGCCTGGTCTCCTGGAGCGCTGCTGTTGAAGGTGCCCGAAAGGCAAAGGACAAGCTGGCCACGTGCCTGATTGTCGGGGCTTTCCTGATTGCCCTCCTGCCGTTGATCTCCGTCATCTGGACTGTGTTGGTGAACGGCATTCCCGGCCTGGTAACTCCCGGATTCCTGGGTACGTCCATGAACGGCGTCACCGGTGCCTTCGACAACAAAGCTGCGGAAGAAGGCGGCAAAGTCCTCGGCGGCATCTACCACGCACTGCTGGGCACCCTCCAGATCACGCTCCTTGCCACGGTCATCTCCGTGCCGGTCGGCCTTCTCACCGCGATCTACCTGGTGGAATACGGCAATGATCGCCCGCTGGCCCGCGCCATCACGTTCTTCGTGGATGTCATGACAGGCATTCCCTCCATCGTGGCCGGCCTCTTCGCGGCAGCGTTCTTCTTCGCGGTTGTCGGCCCCGGCACAAAGACCGGTGCGGTAGCCGCCGTCGCGCTTTCCGTACTGATGATCCCGGTAGTTGTTCGCTCCAGCGAGGAAATGCTCAAGATCGTCCCGAACGAGCTCCGCGAGGCCTCGTACGCGCTCGGCGTGCGTAAATGGCGCACCATCACCAAGGTGGTTATCCCGACGGCGATCTCAGGCATTGCGTCCGGCGTCACTTTGGCGATCGCCCGGGTAATCGGCGAGACCGCCCCGATCCTGGTCACTGCAGGCTTCGCCACCACCATCAACAACAACGTGTTTGGCGGTTGGATGGCCTCGTTGCCGACGTTCATCTACACCCAGATCCTGAACCCGACGTCGCCGTCCAACCCCGGTCCTTCTGACCAGCGGGCTTGGGGCGCCGCTCTGGTGCTGATCATCCTGGTGATGCTCCTGAACCTCGGAGCGCGCCTCATTGCCCGTCTGTTCGCTCCCAAAAAGGGACGCTAGCCGGGCCTGTCGTCAGATTTCCGGGCCCACCCAAACGAACAACTTCCCAAAACCCCCAAGGAATAAGGAACACCATGTCCAAGCGCATCGACGTCAAAGACTTGAATGTCTACTACGGCAGCTTCCTGGCTGTCGAGGACGTCAACATCAACATTGAAGCCAAATCCGTCACGGCCTTCATCGGTCCGTCCGGTTGTGGCAAGTCCACCTTCCTCCGCACTCTCAACCGCATGCACGAGGTCCTTCCCGGCGCACGCATTGAAGGTGAGGTCCTGCTGGATGGCGACAACCTCTACGCCCCCGGCGTTGACCCCGTTACTGTTCGGACCCAGGTTGGCATGGTCTTCCAGCGCCCCAACCCGTTCCCCACCATGTCCATCCGGGACAATGTTCTGGCCGGCGTGAAGCTGAACAACAAGAAGATCTCCAAGGGCGAAGCCGATGCCCTGGTGGAGAAGTCCTTGGTCGGAGCCAACCTGTGGAATGAGGTCAAGGACCGCTTGAATAAGCCAGGTTCCGGCCTTTCCGGTGGCCAGCAGCAGCGTCTGTGCATCGCCCGTGCAATCGCCGTGGAACCGCAGGTGATCCTCATGGACGAGCCCTGCTCCGCGCTGGACCCCATCTCCACGCTGGCTGTTGAGGACCTCATCAATGAGCTCAAGGACCAGTACACCGTGGTGATCGTGACCCACAATATGCAGCAGGCGGCCCGCGTGTCCGACAAGACTGCGTTCTTCAACATCGCCGGCACCGGAAAGCCCGGAAAGCTCATCGAGTTCGCGGACACCACCAGTATCTTCAACAACCCCACCCAGAAGGCCACGGAAGACTACGTCTCCGGCCGCTTCGGATAAGGGTCAGCAGGTTCCGGCTTTTGGGGGAGCCGGCAATGAACGACGGCGGCCGTCGCCTTGGGGGTACGGCCGCCGTCACTTTTTGTTGGATTTACAGGTCCGAGAGGGGCGAGAACGCCAACTCCAGGATGAAAGCCATGGCGGCTGTAACGAGAGGCGTGGCCACCCAGAACAGGAGAATCCTCCGCACAAGGCGCCTGTTGGTGGTGGCGAAACGCTGGTGGGTGCCCGCTCCCAGCACGGACGCGGTCAGCGTGTGGGTTGTGGACAGCGGTAACTGGAGTCCGATTGCTCCGATGAAGAGCATCACGGACGTCAGGGTTTGCGCCACGAACCCTCGAAGAGGGTCCACGCGGATCAACTTGTAACCCAGGGTGTGCGAGATCCTCCAGCCACCAAACATGGTGCCCGCTGTGAGCATGATCGCCGTCAGAAGCAGAATCCAAAGGGGCAACTCGCCCCCGCTGGACAACCCGGCCGCTACCAAGGCCAGCAGGAGGACGGCGGCAGTACGCTGCCCATCCTGGAGGCCATGGCCGAACGCCACGGCTGCGGCAGAAACGGCCTGCGCACGGCGAAAACGCCTGTTGATGACATTCGGCTGCGTATAGCGTGCCGCCCACGTCACCGGCCACACGAGCAAGTAGGCCGCCAGGAATGCGATCACTGGGGAGAGGACCAAAGGCAAAGCCACCTGGGTAAGGAGGACGTTGTCCACGCCGTTGATCGAATTCCCACCAACCAGTACGCTCGCACCGCCGGCGCCGATTAATCCGCCCACAAGTGAGTGGGTGGAGGATAAAGGAATGCCCCGCCACCATGCGTAGATGCCCCAGATGATGGCGGCGGCGAGGGCAGAGGTCAGCATTGTGAGCCCGCTAATGCCGTTGGGCAGTTTGATCCAGGACTGGGTAAACGCAAGGACGAAGCTGCCGCTGAGCATGGCGCCAAGGAAGTTGAAAACAGCTGCAAGGAGCACAGCCACGGACGGCGTGAGGGCCCGTGTCCTTGTGGAAAGTGCTACGGCATTGGAGACGTCACGGAAGCCGTTGAGGAACGCGAACCCTGAAGCCAAACCCACCACGAGGATCAGGAATGCAACGGTCACGTCATGATTCCTTGACGATGATGCTGCCTACCTGCGTGGCTATCTTCCGCATGTCCTTGGTGACTTCCACCAACTGGTTGGCGATGTCTCGATGCCGCGCGTACTGCGCGGATTTCATATCCTTCAGCATCTCGGCCACCCAGGTCCGGTGGGTTCGCTCGGCACGCTTCGCCAGCCTGAGGATCTCGATCCAGTAGTCCTCAAGTTCGTCCAGGTCCTCGAGCTTCCGCATGGCGTCCACTGTCAGCTCGGCTTGGCGGCTGATGATTTCCAGTTGGTCGGCAGCGCGTTTTGGCAGCCGCTCCAGCTTGTAGAGGGCGACCAGTTCGCCCGCGGCGTCGAGCTTCTCCATGGCCTCGTTGAGGTGGCGGGACAGCGTGTACATGTCCTCGCGGGGGAGCGGGTTCACAAAGCTGGTGCGCATATGCGTCAGGAGCGCAAAGTGCAGGTCCAGGGATTTCGACTCGTGCTCGTGAAGTTCCTCTGTCAGGCGTCCGTGCTCGCTGGCCTGGGCACCGAGGATCTCTGAGAGTGTTCCGGTGGCGGCAACAATGACGCCGGCCATCTGCGCGAGCAGTACGAGCCCGGCAGGTTCCTGGGGGAAAAGGCGCAGCTTCATATCGCTTCCGGGCCGGGGACGGATGGGCCGCGGGCCGCTTGACTTGACGCTTCCCGCTTCGGCCCCAACTTTACCGGTACGACGACGGCCGCCGCTAAGTCTGCCGGTGTTGTCGCAACTACCGTCGGGGGTGGCTAGCCGGGAACTGGGTGCGGGCAAAAAAGTCCGGGCATAAAAATGGTGCCGAACCGGATACGCCTCTCGGCGGTAGGCCGCTCGGAGCGGCTATAAGTTGAAGCCCGGGGGTTTCGCGGTTCGGCACCAGTTTCAGTGTTCTACGTCGGTGGGGCTAAGTCAACATTGACAGGCAGGGCCGGACGTGGGTAGATTCAGGGGTTTTTGGGCCCTAATCCAGCTCTCCCAAGCGCCAAGCATTGGCTGCGTGTTCGAGGTCCTCGGCCGTCTTTACCAGCTGGTGCGAGTTGCGTGTGAGCTTGCTTGCATGGCTTTCATTGCTGTGCTCCGCCCCGTCCGCCAGGGTTGCCTGGCCGAGCGCCACAACCCGGCAGAATGCAGCCGAACGTTCCAGCGCGACGTCGAAATCGCCGTCGAAGGCGCCTGACAAAATGGCGTCCGCCATGGACTTCATTTCGTCGGCGCCAGGTGGTTCAGCCGCGCCTGCGACCACATTGGATACTTGGGCGGTATCGCGTCCGGCGCGGAAGTACACGGAGATGCGCTCTGGGTTTTGGATGGTGGCGGCGCGGAGGGCGTACAGTCTCCACAGCGCGCCGGGAAGGGAACGGGCCGGGCTTTCGGCCCACATCTCGGCGATGGCTTCAAGGCCCTGCTCATCGGCCAGCTTTACCAGGCGTCGGGTGACCTTGGGGTCATCACTGTCACGGCCACGTTTTACGAGCGCCTGGGCCGCCAGATGGGCAGCCTCGGAGACGCGGGCTGGGTCTGCCCCACCGGCGAACGGTTCGAAATCGATGGGCGCGAAGGGCTTGGGCTTGTGGTGCCTGTTCGCTCCGCCGTACGCACGTGGTCCTGGCTGTTCGCTCATGAGTTCACCGTACTCCTGTGCTCTGATGGGGTCGAGTAACGGTTTCTTGGGCTGGTGGGTGTTGCCCGCGTGCCTTCCCGACCTACTTTGCCCAAGCAGGTGGGCCGACACGCCGCTGCCGCCGCGCGCCGTCGTCGGCCGTTCGCTCAAAGTAGGTCACGACGCCGCGTTGACGACCCCGTTCCTCGACTGCCTTGACGTTGAGGTACAGTATTCATGGCTGTTTCAACAGCTGAAGGGGCCTTTAGCTCAGTTGGTAGAGCATCGGACTTTTAATCCGTGGGTCGTGGGTTCGATCCCCACAGGGCCCACCCTTCCTGCAGGCCGGAGACGTTGAGTCTCCGGCCTGTTTTTTGTCTCCCGCTTGGCCGGCGCAGCCCGACCCCCGTCAACGGACAAATCACTGCCGCACGCAGGGGTGAATTGTCCTTTGGCCGGTGTTTCCCCAAAAAACTTCTCAAGGACGCCCCTTGGGAACTCAGAACCCGGAAACCCCGACCGCCAAAATCACCATTGATCCCGCATTTATCGTGGGTCCCGTCAGGCGGAAGACCTTCGGTGCCTTCGTCGAGCACTTCGCAACACGGATCGCGTCCACTCGGCCAGCCTCGCGCAGCTGGTCAACGTCATTGCACCGATCATGACCGAGCCGGGCGGGCGCTCCTGGAAGCAGACCACGTTCCACCCCTTCGCGCTCACCTCGAAGCACGCCTCGGGTACGGTGCTGAACCTTGCTGTCGAGGCGCCGAAGCTGGACAGCGGTAAGACGGCCAGCTTCAGCCCACTGTCAGCCGTGGCTACCTACGACGCCGAAGCCAAGGAGGTTGTAGTTTTCGCCGTGAACCGTTCGGCGACGGACGCACTTACGCTCGACGCCGCCGTCGGGGGTTTGGGGACCGCCAGCGTCATCGAGGCCGTCACCTACACGAACAAGGACCCGTACTGGCAGGCAACCGCGGATGATTCGACGTCCGTCCTGCCTTCAGAGAACGTCAGTGTAACGCTCGACGGCGGGCGGCTCACCGCCGGGCTTCCGGCCGTGAGCTGGACAATGATCCGGTTGTCGTTGGAAGCCTAGGCGATCGCCTGCGAGCCGTCTTGGAAAACCGGATACAGCGAAATCGGTGTGACTGTTGCTTCCGCGGGGTCGTCCTGGAAGGTTCCTGGCGTCTGCATTGCGGGCGTCGGAGCCGGTTGCTCAGCGGCGACGATTTCCAGCGATTCCATATCCAGCAGCCGCCGGCTTCCGGTTTCTGCATCCTGGAGCCAGAACAGGTCAGTACCTGCGATTGTCTTGACCACCGTGCCCCGGTGGTAGAGGCGCCCGTTGTGCCAAGCCTCTATGTATTCTCCTTGGCTGAGAAGGTGCGGCTCCTCCTGGTTGCCAGGCACCGTGCCAAAAGCCTGTGCCAAGCTGGCCTGCATTTTCAGCGCCTGAAAAAGATCCCTGTTTGCAGTGCTCATGTCTGCTCCCCTCATGCTGGCTGCTGTCCCGTGGGCTCATCGGCCTCGTGACCCCAGCCTTCCGCATTCATGTTGCAGGAGCGTTGCAGGCGCATGAGCGGTGTGTGACAGCTAGGAGGGCTCGGCTTCCTCGCCTGGAACATCCGGTTCGGAACCAGCCGAATCCGGATGGGGAAGCTCATCAGCGTAGGGCGCACGGGGGCCGGACTGGCTGTTCAACAGTTCGTTTGCTGCCATGGCCAGGAGGTCCCTTTCCAGCTCCGGAATGGACAGCATTCCCTGCAAATAGGCCTCAACTTCGTATTCACCCACTGACCCGCCGATGCTGAAGTAGTGGAGCCACAACGCTGCCGTGCTGATTCGCGCGGCGGAGAGCGCCGCTTTAAGCTTGCGGCGTTGCTCGGGTTCGTTGATGTCGAAGCCCATGTCCTGCGGCCCTATCGCGGATCGGCCGGTGTTCCGGCTACGAGCTCGGCGCTGGCTTCCTGCAACGTACTGCGTTGATCGCGCGCGTATCCCATCAATATCTGCAGGGCATCTGGGTGCGGGATTTTGTGGCGTTCCATGAGTATCCCGCAGGCACGGTTGACCACATCCCTGCTGTAGAGGGCGGATTGCAGGCCCTCGCTGATGCGCCTGGGCGTTTCAGCGCTTTGGATATGGGATAGGAGCGTTGCGGCCGGGGACGAAAAAAGCTCCATGAGGGACGCCGTGGTGTCGTCATAAGAAAAGGGTTGGGCGGCATAAACCTTCATGGCACCCATGCTGTGCCCGTCGGCCAACAGGGGTGCGCTGACCACCGACTTGATGGGCAGGCCACTGACGGTGGCCGACCACTCCGGCCAGCGGGGGTCAGTGCCGATATCCTGGGCGATCACAGTTTCTTCCGAAGCCCACGCTGTGAGGCACGGCCCTTGGCCTAACTCGTATTGCAGGATGTCCGCCTGCTCCACTACCGGGTCGGTAAACCCCGCACTCGTGCGGCGGCCTTGGGCATCCAGGATGGAAACCCCCGCTCCGAGGGTGCCGGGCACCGACTCCTGAATGGCCTTGGAGAGGTTCTGGACGGCACGGTCCACTTTCTCTTCGGTCAGGAGAAGACCCAGAATCCGACCGACGGCAGCAGACAACTCATCCAGAGGAAGATGCTTCTTGGTCATGGTGTTCTTTCCGGCCGTTCAGGTCGGCTGGCCGACTGAAACAATCTTAGAATCGCTGGACTCCCGTGTTGTAAATCCAGCCTAATGGGTTTTTGGCCAGGAAATCCGCATGTAGGCACGCTGCCTGCTATTCCTCAAAAGGTGCTGCGATCTTCCGATCTCCAGCAACATGGGCGATTATCCCCTGCGCCACCAGGCGGAGTTTGATGTTGCGGTGGCTGGAAGCCCTGACCAGGATTTGGAAGGCGGCATCCCTGCTGCAGCGGTTCTGCGCCATGATGATTCCGACGGCGGTGTCAATGGTCGTGCGGGACTCCAGAGCGGCGGCGAGGTTCTCGCGGGCATCCCGCAGCTGGGCGATCTTCAATGCCAAGTGGAGGGCTTTCGCGCCAGTGGCCGTGACGCGCTCTGCCGACAAAACGTCCTCGTGGGAGAAACCGTGAGCCCGCGCG
This window of the Arthrobacter sp. StoSoilB5 genome carries:
- the radA gene encoding DNA repair protein RadA, translating into MASKTSRASKTPAYKCAECGWTAIKWVGRCGECQAWGTVEEFGATVARTTAAATVLEPARRIAEVDGTTAAFLPTGVDELDRVLGGGLVPGAVILLAGEPGVGKSTLLLDVAAKFARTGQDVLYITGEESAAQVKLRAERIDAVAHTLYLSAETDLGQALGQVEKLEPKLLIVDSVQTLSSADVEGSAGGVSQVREVAASIIAAAKRRNMTTLLVGHVTKDGTIAGPRLLEHLVDVVCQFEGERHSRLRLLRAVKNRYGATDDVGCFDLNEAGIEGLADPSGLFVSRTREPVSGTCITVTMEGRRPLLAEVQSLLAESANAQPRRATSGLESSRVAMLLAVLQQRAGCMLHKDDSYVATVGGVKLSEPATDLAVALAVASAKSRKALPQRLIAFGEVGLAGEVRPVPGINQRIQEAHRLGFTHAIVPASPAGAGVIPEGFSVREVGHLAEALELLIT
- a CDS encoding FUSC family protein; translation: MAAAKGFSASKRFLRARVRTGLVRSRNSLTPAIQMTVCAVGAYAFAEYVLGHQGPLFAATSSLIALGFSRDPRLRRVVEVGLGCTLGIVVGDLLLHWLGAGILQAAVVLLFSILLARFLDSGTIFTTQLGLQSLLVVLLPAPAGGPFTRSLDAVVGGVFALLVTILVPKDPRREPRKDVQKILHELAEVLRECAKAMVESDSTIAWHALIRGRNCQPLVDRMRQTLRASGEVATLAPAHRRHRDELAGLEHSLEYIDLALRNSRVFARRLTSAINHAALSDEAIESISEVLQETAAAIDELTIGLAEQSEGTRRVHIRHARNELTDIASRLHPKMLDVQKLEGETVVMLFRPLMVDLLEASGLESDEARAVLPAL
- the pstS gene encoding phosphate ABC transporter substrate-binding protein PstS; amino-acid sequence: MKATRFGRNAAIAVIAAGALALTACGSDNATGTAAGTQSAASGTKVTGTLTGIGASSTGAAMDAWKAGFATANQGATVQYSPDGSGAGRKAIIDGSAQFAGSDAYLKDEELESSKAKCGPEGAINIPVYISPIAVAFNVPGVTDLKLDAATVAKIFRGEIANWNDPAIAALNAGVTLPDLKVTPVNRSDDSGTTTNFTDYLAAAAPEVWTDKAAGIWPATLKGENAKGTSGVVKTVTDTPGAVTYADDSAVSGKLGTASIKVGEEFVKISADAASKAVEAGKPVDGRAANDVAIKLDRKTTASGAYPVVLVSYHVVCTTYPTKDVADLVKAFESYVVSDEGQKTAADAAKSAPLSKTLQDKAKAAIETIKAKA
- the pstC gene encoding phosphate ABC transporter permease subunit PstC — its product is MTTNSLTTSQGAGRAGDKVFSGAALAAGCLILAVLFGVALFLVVQAIPALVAPPEDIQGGHGFFAYIAPIVVGTLIAALIALVIATPVAIGVALFISHYAPRRLASGLGYVVDLLAAIPSVVYGAWGAAFLAKEISPAYDWLANNLGWIPIFQGPASATGKTILTAGIVLSVMVLPIITSLSREIFLQTPKLHEEAALALGATRWEMIRMAVLPFGRPGIVSAIMLGLGRALGETMAVALVLSSGVLTASLIQSGNQTIAAEIALNFPEASGLKVNTLIAAGLVLFVITLGVNMIARWIITKHKEFSGAN
- the pstA gene encoding phosphate ABC transporter permease PstA, translating into MTATVVRKRSALTKGQLPKFAPYIVLAVALIVGAAILALIGFNAFGWGLVSAILFTIGLVSWSAAVEGARKAKDKLATCLIVGAFLIALLPLISVIWTVLVNGIPGLVTPGFLGTSMNGVTGAFDNKAAEEGGKVLGGIYHALLGTLQITLLATVISVPVGLLTAIYLVEYGNDRPLARAITFFVDVMTGIPSIVAGLFAAAFFFAVVGPGTKTGAVAAVALSVLMIPVVVRSSEEMLKIVPNELREASYALGVRKWRTITKVVIPTAISGIASGVTLAIARVIGETAPILVTAGFATTINNNVFGGWMASLPTFIYTQILNPTSPSNPGPSDQRAWGAALVLIILVMLLNLGARLIARLFAPKKGR
- the pstB gene encoding phosphate ABC transporter ATP-binding protein PstB translates to MSKRIDVKDLNVYYGSFLAVEDVNINIEAKSVTAFIGPSGCGKSTFLRTLNRMHEVLPGARIEGEVLLDGDNLYAPGVDPVTVRTQVGMVFQRPNPFPTMSIRDNVLAGVKLNNKKISKGEADALVEKSLVGANLWNEVKDRLNKPGSGLSGGQQQRLCIARAIAVEPQVILMDEPCSALDPISTLAVEDLINELKDQYTVVIVTHNMQQAARVSDKTAFFNIAGTGKPGKLIEFADTTSIFNNPTQKATEDYVSGRFG
- a CDS encoding inorganic phosphate transporter, which gives rise to MTVAFLILVVGLASGFAFLNGFRDVSNAVALSTRTRALTPSVAVLLAAVFNFLGAMLSGSFVLAFTQSWIKLPNGISGLTMLTSALAAAIIWGIYAWWRGIPLSSTHSLVGGLIGAGGASVLVGGNSINGVDNVLLTQVALPLVLSPVIAFLAAYLLVWPVTWAARYTQPNVINRRFRRAQAVSAAAVAFGHGLQDGQRTAAVLLLALVAAGLSSGGELPLWILLLTAIMLTAGTMFGGWRISHTLGYKLIRVDPLRGFVAQTLTSVMLFIGAIGLQLPLSTTHTLTASVLGAGTHQRFATTNRRLVRRILLFWVATPLVTAAMAFILELAFSPLSDL
- a CDS encoding nuclease PIN, whose protein sequence is MKLRLFPQEPAGLVLLAQMAGVIVAATGTLSEILGAQASEHGRLTEELHEHESKSLDLHFALLTHMRTSFVNPLPREDMYTLSRHLNEAMEKLDAAGELVALYKLERLPKRAADQLEIISRQAELTVDAMRKLEDLDELEDYWIEILRLAKRAERTHRTWVAEMLKDMKSAQYARHRDIANQLVEVTKDMRKIATQVGSIIVKES